The proteins below come from a single Leifsonia sp. 1010 genomic window:
- a CDS encoding carbohydrate ABC transporter permease translates to MFETRSRRARIILQLVLTAAVIPFVIPLIAMLQTSFEGQGWGNYLAVVQVPGFPKFFLNTIIIAVASIVIVYVATLAAAFGFSKLRVRAKELYFWLMMAALTLPEVVLIAPLYTTAVKLGLLGTYWSVILPIAALQIPFTVLIARGYVDGIPDAMFEAARIDGASTWRVFWSILVPLSRPMAVALMVLVLIYAWNSYLLPKVFLIDDGMGVVTQLPEFFRRQYNDDTPKILAASVITAIPTIIAYIALQRQFERGMAAGAIK, encoded by the coding sequence ATGTTTGAGACCCGCTCGCGACGCGCGCGCATCATCCTGCAGCTGGTGCTGACGGCGGCGGTCATCCCGTTCGTGATCCCGCTGATCGCGATGCTCCAGACCAGCTTCGAGGGGCAGGGTTGGGGCAACTACCTGGCGGTGGTGCAGGTCCCCGGCTTCCCGAAGTTCTTCCTCAACACGATCATCATCGCGGTCGCCTCGATCGTCATCGTCTACGTGGCCACCCTCGCGGCGGCGTTCGGCTTCTCGAAACTGCGGGTGCGTGCGAAGGAGTTGTACTTCTGGTTGATGATGGCGGCGCTGACGCTGCCCGAGGTGGTGCTGATCGCTCCTCTTTATACGACGGCGGTGAAGCTGGGCCTTCTCGGCACCTACTGGTCGGTGATCCTGCCGATCGCGGCGTTGCAGATCCCGTTCACGGTGCTGATCGCGCGCGGCTACGTCGACGGCATTCCGGACGCGATGTTCGAGGCCGCTCGCATCGACGGCGCGAGCACCTGGCGGGTGTTCTGGTCGATCCTTGTCCCACTGTCGCGCCCGATGGCCGTGGCGCTCATGGTGCTGGTGCTGATCTACGCGTGGAACTCGTACCTGCTGCCGAAAGTGTTCCTCATCGACGACGGGATGGGCGTGGTCACGCAGCTGCCCGAGTTCTTCCGCCGGCAGTACAACGACGACACCCCGAAGATCCTCGCCGCGTCCGTGATCACCGCGATCCCGACGATCATCGCCTACATCGCCCTGCAGCGTCAGTTCGAGCGCGGCATGGCGGCGGGCGCGATCAAGTGA
- a CDS encoding substrate-binding domain-containing protein, producing the protein MTDQAASIGLVIRHGRDRDPVASAIVRAIAGPLLAAGMRFITRSVDDEESELRTYRLWARVGGIAGVIVLGAREEDARIRLLRQIDMPFVALAPAADDADYPAVTVDAAAASRALAAYLDGHPARRWMYVTAQSEPDPLVSDAGSAAGDGGRRIEVVQTADVVADAVRIAAESSPEAPTVLVFDSDHDAVAALDALEEHGVAVPDAVSLICWSDSLVCQSASRPITAIDRHGREIGALLGTAALAAIHDGDVGPVTAPEPVVVVRETT; encoded by the coding sequence ATGACGGATCAGGCGGCATCGATCGGCCTGGTGATCCGGCACGGCCGCGACCGCGACCCGGTCGCCTCCGCGATCGTGCGCGCGATCGCCGGCCCGCTTCTTGCGGCCGGCATGCGGTTCATCACCCGGTCGGTCGACGACGAGGAGTCGGAGCTGCGCACCTACCGGCTGTGGGCCCGTGTCGGCGGAATCGCCGGCGTCATCGTGCTCGGGGCGCGGGAGGAGGATGCACGCATCCGGCTTCTCCGTCAGATCGACATGCCCTTCGTCGCGCTCGCCCCGGCCGCGGACGATGCCGACTATCCGGCGGTGACAGTGGATGCGGCGGCCGCCTCGCGCGCGCTCGCCGCCTACCTCGACGGGCACCCCGCCCGACGCTGGATGTACGTGACGGCGCAGTCGGAGCCGGATCCGCTGGTGAGCGATGCAGGCAGCGCTGCGGGTGACGGCGGCCGGCGCATCGAGGTCGTTCAGACGGCGGATGTCGTCGCCGATGCGGTGCGGATCGCCGCCGAGAGCTCGCCGGAGGCGCCGACCGTCCTGGTGTTCGACAGCGACCACGACGCCGTCGCGGCGCTCGACGCTCTGGAGGAGCACGGCGTCGCGGTCCCTGACGCGGTGTCCCTGATCTGCTGGAGCGACTCTCTGGTGTGCCAGAGCGCGAGCCGTCCGATCACCGCGATCGACCGTCACGGCCGGGAGATCGGCGCGCTGCTGGGCACGGCGGCGCTCGCCGCCATCCACGACGGCGATGTGGGACCGGTGACGGCGCCCGAACCCGTCGTCGTCGTGCGGGAGACGACGTGA
- a CDS encoding sugar ABC transporter permease yields the protein MTVTDLEIGSDRHAPVVKGGGRSRRRARLLPGGLRWILPAFAISVGLIYYSIIYSGYLSFFSWPGGRALMTPVGFGNYISALADPVLWTSLRNTIIYFVVVFIVQVAGGTLFAAAMHSKIRFANLYKVLVVIPVVVAPATLAPAHVEVWQSDGTVNSILGFFGLSALQQPWIGQSTTSLLVVTLVGCWGAIGYGFILIYAGMAQIDPELIEAGRLDGAGNFRVLFSIVLPSLRPIIVSLAILNFITALKLFDSPWLITQGGPAHSSEFLGTMIYAETASSDRNLGYASALSILVLIIAIAVSVFMQLRGRERLTRTKPRRKEAADV from the coding sequence ATGACCGTCACGGATCTTGAGATCGGATCCGACCGACATGCACCCGTGGTGAAGGGGGGCGGGCGCTCCAGACGACGCGCCCGCCTCCTCCCCGGGGGCCTCCGCTGGATCCTTCCGGCGTTCGCCATCTCCGTCGGGCTGATCTACTACAGCATCATCTACTCGGGCTACCTGTCGTTCTTCTCCTGGCCCGGCGGCCGGGCGCTGATGACGCCGGTCGGCTTCGGCAACTACATCTCGGCGCTGGCCGACCCGGTGCTCTGGACCTCGCTGCGCAACACGATCATCTACTTCGTCGTGGTGTTCATCGTGCAGGTGGCGGGCGGGACGCTGTTCGCGGCGGCCATGCACTCCAAGATCCGCTTCGCGAACCTCTACAAGGTGCTCGTCGTCATCCCCGTCGTCGTGGCCCCGGCCACGCTCGCCCCGGCGCATGTCGAGGTCTGGCAGAGCGACGGCACGGTCAACAGCATCCTCGGCTTCTTCGGCCTTTCGGCTCTGCAGCAGCCGTGGATCGGCCAGTCGACCACATCGCTGCTCGTCGTCACGCTGGTGGGATGCTGGGGTGCGATCGGCTATGGCTTCATCCTGATCTACGCCGGGATGGCGCAGATCGACCCAGAGCTCATCGAGGCCGGGAGGCTGGACGGCGCGGGCAACTTCCGTGTGCTGTTCTCGATCGTCCTGCCGAGCCTGCGCCCCATCATCGTCTCGCTGGCCATCCTGAACTTCATCACGGCGCTGAAGCTGTTCGACAGCCCGTGGCTGATCACCCAGGGCGGTCCGGCGCACTCGTCCGAGTTCCTCGGCACCATGATCTACGCCGAGACGGCGAGCAGCGACCGCAACCTCGGTTACGCGTCGGCGCTGTCCATCCTGGTGCTGATCATCGCGATCGCCGTCTCCGTGTTCATGCAGTTGCGTGGACGCGAGCGCCTCACCCGCACGAAGCCGCGCCGCAAGGAGGCCGCCGATGTTTGA